The Cellulomonas sp. S1-8 genome has a window encoding:
- a CDS encoding ABC transporter ATP-binding protein has product MESPAESPVIELRDVGKTFSRPQPQHGRFAGLRTLLTRKTETTVAVDGISLDVARGEVVGYLGPNGAGKSTTIKMMTGILVPTSGEVRVNGVVPWRERERNARQIGVVFGQRTQLWWDLPLRDSLDLVATMYRMAPADYRRELARFTDLLQLGDFLGRPVRQLSLGQRMRGDLAAAMIYRPAVLYLDEPTIGLDVVAKEVMREFIADVNREHGTTVVLTTHDLADVERLCPRVVLIDHGRVLYDGDVEALKSRYAPHRGLVVRLAEGEPPLVDADLAGLGAELAPDALGVRDEPGAQLVRFPTGRVAASDLIAGLAQRRRLADVSLREPDLEGVVRELYRGHGEQVAATPLAAGDA; this is encoded by the coding sequence GTGGAGAGCCCCGCGGAGAGCCCCGTGATCGAGCTGCGCGACGTCGGCAAGACCTTCTCGCGCCCGCAGCCGCAGCACGGCCGGTTCGCGGGCCTGCGGACCCTGCTGACGCGGAAGACGGAGACCACCGTCGCCGTCGACGGCATCTCGCTCGACGTCGCACGCGGGGAGGTCGTCGGCTACCTCGGCCCGAACGGCGCGGGCAAGTCGACGACGATCAAGATGATGACGGGCATCCTCGTGCCGACCTCCGGCGAGGTCCGCGTCAACGGCGTCGTGCCGTGGCGCGAGCGCGAGCGCAACGCCCGTCAGATCGGCGTGGTGTTCGGTCAGCGCACCCAGCTGTGGTGGGACCTCCCGCTGCGCGACTCGCTCGACCTCGTCGCGACGATGTACCGGATGGCACCCGCGGACTACCGTCGCGAGCTCGCCCGCTTCACCGACCTGCTCCAGCTGGGCGACTTCCTCGGCCGTCCCGTCCGGCAGCTCAGCCTGGGGCAGCGCATGCGCGGCGACCTGGCCGCCGCGATGATCTACCGTCCCGCCGTGCTGTACCTCGACGAGCCGACGATCGGCCTCGACGTCGTGGCCAAGGAGGTCATGCGGGAGTTCATCGCGGACGTCAACCGGGAGCACGGCACGACCGTGGTGCTCACGACGCACGACCTGGCCGACGTCGAGCGCCTCTGCCCGCGCGTGGTGCTCATCGACCACGGGCGCGTCCTGTACGACGGTGACGTCGAGGCGCTGAAGTCCCGGTACGCGCCGCACCGCGGGCTCGTCGTGCGCCTCGCGGAGGGCGAGCCCCCGCTGGTCGACGCCGACCTCGCCGGCCTGGGTGCCGAGCTCGCGCCCGACGCGCTCGGGGTCCGCGACGAGCCCGGCGCGCAGCTCGTCCGCTTCCCGACGGGCCGGGTCGCGGCGTCCGACCTCATCGCCGGCCTCGCCCAGCGCCGCCGCCTGGCCGACGTGTCCCTGCGGGAGCCCGACCTCGAGGGCGTCGTCCGCGAGCTGTACCGGGGCCACGGGGAGCAGGTCGCGGCCACCCCCCTCGCCGCGGGGGACGCGTGA
- a CDS encoding magnesium and cobalt transport protein CorA codes for MTLVDNGIYVGGRRTESPRTLEETYELLRECGGMAWIGLFRPDAAEVHSVAAEFDLHPLAVEDALKGHQRAKLERFGDTLFVVLRPAWYLDEEERVEFGEVHLFIGPEFVVTVRHAANPDLGAVRRRLEASPELLAMGPEAILYAVFDEVVDGYAPVVAGLENDIDEIQDQLFEGDPAVSRRIYELLREVIAFQRATGPLRDMLDALQRGADKYHVDVELQRALRDVLDHALRISDRADSFQVLLENALTVHSTLVTQAQNEEMRRLSEASLVQNEETRRLSETGLAQNEEVKKISSWAAILFAPTLIGTIYGMNFVHMPELGWRLGYPMAIGAMVAMGVGLYLVFKHRRWL; via the coding sequence ATGACGCTCGTGGACAACGGCATCTACGTCGGCGGTCGCCGGACGGAGTCCCCCCGCACCCTCGAGGAGACCTACGAGCTGCTCCGCGAGTGCGGCGGGATGGCGTGGATCGGGCTGTTCCGGCCCGACGCGGCCGAGGTCCACTCGGTCGCCGCGGAGTTCGACCTGCACCCGCTGGCGGTCGAGGACGCGCTCAAGGGCCACCAGCGCGCGAAGCTCGAACGCTTCGGCGACACCCTGTTCGTCGTCCTGCGTCCCGCCTGGTACCTCGACGAGGAGGAGCGCGTCGAGTTCGGCGAGGTCCACCTGTTCATCGGGCCGGAGTTCGTCGTGACGGTCCGGCACGCCGCGAACCCCGACCTCGGTGCGGTCCGCCGCCGTCTCGAGGCCAGCCCCGAGCTGCTGGCCATGGGCCCGGAGGCGATCCTCTACGCGGTCTTCGACGAGGTCGTCGACGGCTACGCCCCGGTCGTCGCCGGGCTCGAGAACGACATCGACGAGATCCAGGACCAGCTGTTCGAGGGCGACCCCGCGGTGTCCCGGCGCATCTACGAGCTCCTGCGCGAGGTCATCGCCTTCCAGCGGGCCACCGGACCGCTGCGCGACATGCTGGACGCCCTGCAGCGCGGTGCCGACAAGTACCACGTCGACGTCGAGCTGCAGCGCGCGCTGCGGGACGTCCTCGACCACGCGCTGCGCATCAGCGACCGCGCGGACTCGTTCCAGGTGCTGCTCGAGAACGCCCTCACCGTGCACTCGACCCTGGTGACCCAGGCGCAGAACGAGGAGATGCGGCGGCTGTCCGAGGCCAGCCTGGTCCAGAACGAGGAGACCCGGCGGCTGTCCGAGACCGGCCTGGCGCAGAACGAGGAGGTCAAGAAGATCTCGTCCTGGGCGGCGATCCTGTTCGCCCCGACGCTGATCGGCACGATCTACGGGATGAACTTCGTCCACATGCCCGAGCTCGGGTGGCGTCTGGGCTACCCGATGGCCATCGGCGCCATGGTCGCCATGGGGGTCGGGCTCTACCTCGTCTTCAAGCACCGACGCTGGCTCTGA
- a CDS encoding ABC transporter permease, whose product MTGTGVVETARVCRALLGAAGRSAAQYRGNLVLMVVMGVAYQGSGFAFIAVVLSQYPEIGGWTFREVALLYGLRLMAHALYNIPLQVLWYQEDMIRDGSFDRFLLRPLHPFLQLLTSRVTVNSFGDALIALAVFAYASSIAEVTWTPLTVLYVTLAIIGGALIEGAVQVTITAASFRTVEVWPARFFADNVILSFASYPLSVFSGALQWVLTWVLPIAFIAYVPADAVLDRDGGLSVTSAAAWLVPLVGLVCFAAAYRVWRHQLDRYASTGT is encoded by the coding sequence ATGACGGGGACGGGCGTGGTCGAGACGGCCCGGGTGTGCCGCGCCCTGCTCGGGGCCGCGGGGCGCAGCGCCGCGCAGTACCGCGGCAACCTGGTGCTCATGGTCGTCATGGGGGTGGCGTACCAGGGCAGCGGGTTCGCGTTCATCGCCGTGGTCCTGAGCCAGTACCCGGAGATCGGCGGCTGGACCTTCCGCGAGGTCGCCCTCCTCTACGGCCTGCGCCTGATGGCGCACGCCCTCTACAACATCCCGCTCCAGGTGCTCTGGTACCAGGAGGACATGATCCGCGACGGGTCGTTCGACCGCTTCCTGCTGCGGCCCCTGCACCCGTTCCTCCAGCTGCTGACGAGCCGCGTCACGGTGAACTCCTTCGGTGACGCCCTCATCGCGCTGGCCGTCTTCGCGTACGCCTCGAGCATCGCGGAGGTCACGTGGACGCCGCTGACCGTCCTCTACGTGACGCTCGCGATCATCGGCGGCGCGCTCATCGAGGGCGCCGTGCAGGTGACGATCACCGCCGCGAGCTTCCGCACCGTGGAGGTGTGGCCGGCCCGGTTCTTCGCCGACAACGTCATCCTCAGCTTCGCCTCCTACCCCCTGTCCGTCTTCTCCGGGGCGCTGCAGTGGGTGCTCACCTGGGTGCTGCCGATCGCCTTCATCGCGTACGTCCCGGCCGACGCGGTCCTCGACCGGGACGGCGGGCTGTCGGTGACGTCGGCGGCGGCGTGGCTCGTGCCGCTCGTCGGGCTGGTCTGCTTCGCGGCCGCGTACCGGGTGTGGCGCCACCAGCTCGACCGCTACGCCAGCACGGGCACGTAA
- a CDS encoding ABC transporter permease gives MTRPAVADQLPALAHVVRLRFATAYAYRASMLWLLGITVTQVFVLRQVWEALFRSRADVLPLSLDEVLVSITLANLIVWCFPTQTVSGWVRERVREGSVVFDLVRPVGYVPQLGAHLVGACASASAMVVLALPLVALVGRLTPPAGWDAGLLFVVSLLLGLTVAGLLAALLALVAFWTTEVNGMAMLYSLVASFFSGVFVPVEAFPDALRTLALLTPFPATAAVPISLYLGRVEGTDALAALGLQLLWIVVLGATASFVWRRARRRVVVQGG, from the coding sequence GTGACCCGCCCCGCCGTCGCCGACCAGCTGCCGGCGCTGGCGCACGTCGTGCGCCTGCGGTTCGCGACGGCCTACGCCTACCGGGCCTCGATGCTCTGGCTGCTCGGGATCACCGTCACGCAGGTGTTCGTGCTCCGTCAGGTGTGGGAGGCGCTGTTCCGGTCGCGCGCCGACGTCCTGCCGCTGTCGCTCGACGAGGTCCTCGTGTCCATCACGCTCGCGAACCTCATCGTCTGGTGCTTCCCGACCCAGACCGTGTCCGGCTGGGTGCGCGAGCGGGTCCGCGAGGGGTCGGTCGTGTTCGACCTGGTGCGGCCCGTCGGGTACGTGCCGCAGCTGGGCGCCCACCTGGTCGGGGCGTGCGCGTCGGCGTCGGCGATGGTGGTGCTCGCCCTGCCGCTCGTCGCCCTCGTCGGCCGGCTGACCCCGCCGGCGGGGTGGGACGCCGGTCTGCTCTTCGTCGTCTCGCTGCTGCTCGGGCTCACCGTGGCCGGGCTGCTCGCGGCCCTGCTCGCGCTCGTCGCGTTCTGGACGACCGAGGTCAACGGGATGGCGATGCTGTACTCGCTGGTCGCGTCGTTCTTCTCGGGCGTCTTCGTACCCGTGGAGGCCTTCCCCGACGCGCTGCGGACGCTCGCCCTGCTGACGCCGTTCCCGGCGACGGCGGCCGTCCCGATCTCCCTGTACCTCGGCCGCGTCGAGGGGACCGACGCCCTGGCCGCGCTCGGGCTGCAGCTGCTGTGGATCGTCGTCCTCGGTGCGACGGCGTCGTTCGTGTGGCGGCGGGCGCGGCGGCGCGTCGTCGTGCAGGGCGGGTGA
- a CDS encoding alpha/beta hydrolase: MTQTAPDTVVLVHGLWMTPRSWEGWISHYEAKGFRVLAPAYPGFEIEVEALREDPDVIARLTVPGTVDHLAAVVESVDTPPIIIGHSFGGTLTQLLLARGLGSAGVVVNSAPTEGVRVNPVSQARALFPALKSPANRKRAVGFTPEEFHYAFTNTLTAEESLRVWERYAIAAPGHWVFEYGLIANFKPGHQETWVDYDADRAPLLFLAGEVDHIMPPSVNRSNARHYHRSPAVTEFRELEGRDHWTCAAPGWEQVADLALDWALDHARTDRPWTTARSQQEA; the protein is encoded by the coding sequence ATGACGCAGACCGCCCCCGACACCGTCGTCCTCGTCCACGGCCTGTGGATGACGCCCCGCAGCTGGGAGGGCTGGATCTCCCACTACGAGGCCAAGGGGTTCCGGGTGCTCGCGCCCGCCTACCCGGGGTTCGAGATCGAGGTGGAGGCGCTCCGGGAGGACCCGGACGTCATCGCGCGGCTCACCGTCCCCGGGACGGTCGACCACCTCGCCGCCGTGGTCGAGTCCGTCGACACGCCGCCGATCATCATCGGGCACTCCTTCGGGGGCACGCTGACCCAGCTGCTGCTCGCCCGGGGTCTCGGCTCCGCCGGGGTGGTCGTCAACTCGGCGCCCACCGAGGGGGTGCGGGTCAACCCGGTGTCCCAGGCCCGCGCGCTGTTCCCGGCGCTGAAGAGCCCCGCCAACCGCAAGCGCGCCGTGGGCTTCACCCCGGAGGAGTTCCACTACGCGTTCACCAACACCCTGACCGCGGAGGAGTCGCTGCGCGTGTGGGAGCGGTACGCCATCGCGGCGCCGGGGCACTGGGTCTTCGAGTACGGCCTCATCGCCAACTTCAAGCCGGGCCACCAGGAGACCTGGGTGGACTACGACGCGGACCGGGCTCCCCTGCTGTTCCTCGCCGGCGAGGTGGACCACATCATGCCGCCGTCGGTCAACAGGTCGAACGCGCGCCACTACCACCGCTCGCCTGCCGTGACGGAGTTCCGCGAGCTCGAGGGGCGCGACCACTGGACGTGCGCCGCCCCGGGCTGGGAGCAGGTCGCGGACCTCGCCCTGGACTGGGCGCTGGACCACGCGCGGACGGACCGCCCGTGGACGACGGCGCGGAGCCAGCAGGAGGCGTGA
- a CDS encoding FAD-dependent oxidoreductase, translating to MTTDEHPSGPGGRTTCAIVGGGPAGLMLGLLLARAGVHVTVLERHADFLRDFRGDTVHPTTLAALEDLGLLDRFLALPHSRVEQVATPDAAGRPVVVSDLTRLRVRHPYIAMVPQWDFLDLLADAAQAEGTFTLLREHEVTGVVRTGARVTGVAYATPDGAGELHADLVVACDGRWSVVRRATGLRSRRFPVPFDVWWFKVPTSRPVGASLVPRIGHGRALITIPREGYLQMALLGRKGEDDALRARGIEALRAEVATIMPTVADDLDRLASMDDVKHLDVRLERLRRWSAPGVLCLGDAAHAMSPVGGVGINLAIQDAIAAARLLAVPLRDGRFRGRFPTRLVARVQARRRLPTAVLQNLQRVMHARAIVPALNGDDQGMPDGAARLFRRFPALSVLPALLIGVGPRPERIPSWAVRAGGGA from the coding sequence ATGACGACGGACGAGCACCCGAGCGGTCCCGGCGGGCGGACCACGTGCGCGATCGTCGGCGGCGGCCCCGCCGGGCTGATGCTGGGCCTCCTCCTGGCGCGCGCGGGGGTCCACGTCACCGTGCTGGAGAGGCACGCCGACTTCCTGCGCGACTTCCGTGGCGACACCGTCCACCCGACGACCCTCGCGGCCCTGGAGGACCTCGGCCTCCTGGACCGGTTCCTCGCGCTGCCGCACTCACGGGTCGAGCAGGTCGCGACGCCGGACGCCGCAGGCCGACCGGTGGTCGTCAGCGACCTCACCCGCCTGCGCGTGCGGCACCCGTACATCGCGATGGTCCCGCAGTGGGACTTCCTCGATTTGCTCGCCGACGCCGCGCAGGCCGAGGGCACGTTCACGCTGCTCCGGGAGCACGAGGTGACGGGCGTGGTCCGCACGGGGGCCCGCGTGACGGGCGTCGCGTACGCCACACCCGACGGCGCGGGTGAGCTGCACGCCGACCTCGTCGTCGCGTGCGACGGGCGCTGGTCGGTGGTCCGGCGCGCGACCGGGCTGCGCAGCAGGCGGTTCCCCGTCCCGTTCGACGTGTGGTGGTTCAAGGTCCCGACGAGCCGGCCCGTCGGGGCGTCGCTCGTGCCGCGGATCGGCCACGGACGGGCCCTGATCACCATCCCGCGCGAGGGCTACCTCCAGATGGCCCTCCTGGGTCGCAAGGGCGAGGACGACGCGTTGCGCGCCCGCGGGATCGAGGCGCTCCGCGCGGAGGTGGCGACGATCATGCCGACGGTGGCCGACGACCTCGACCGGCTGGCGTCGATGGACGACGTCAAGCACCTCGACGTGCGGCTCGAGCGGCTGCGGCGCTGGTCCGCCCCGGGTGTGCTGTGCCTCGGTGACGCGGCCCACGCGATGTCGCCCGTCGGCGGCGTCGGCATCAACCTCGCCATCCAGGACGCGATCGCGGCCGCACGGCTGCTCGCGGTGCCGCTGCGTGACGGTCGGTTCCGTGGCCGCTTCCCGACGCGCCTCGTGGCGCGCGTGCAGGCCCGCCGCCGCCTCCCGACCGCGGTGCTCCAGAACCTGCAGCGCGTCATGCACGCCCGTGCGATCGTCCCGGCGCTGAACGGCGACGACCAGGGGATGCCGGACGGGGCCGCCCGGCTGTTCCGGCGGTTCCCCGCCCTGTCGGTGCTGCCCGCCCTGCTCATCGGGGTGGGGCCGCGCCCGGAGCGCATCCCCTCGTGGGCGGTCAGAGCCGGCGGCGGTGCGTGA